From a single Caloenas nicobarica isolate bCalNic1 chromosome 12, bCalNic1.hap1, whole genome shotgun sequence genomic region:
- the LOC135993699 gene encoding heat shock factor protein 3-like isoform X1 has translation MREASALPGAPGAAPVPGFLAKLWALVEDPQSDDVICWSRNGENFCILDEQRFAKELLPKYFKHNNISSFIRQLNMYGFRKVIALENGMVTAEKSSVIEFQHPFFKQGKAHLLENIKRKVSAVRTEDLKVCTEDLHKVLSEVQEMREQQNNMDVRLANMKRENKALWKEVAVLRQKHSQQQKLLSKILQFILSLMRGNYIVGVKRKRSLTDAAGASPSKYSRQFVRIPVESGQAVTFPEHGADDEDGSGTGLIIRDITDTLDNAGDGLLAVAHTSGRARETQTALDPGLPICQVSQPNELNYAEPIPPVHINDVNKSSERGNSAVELHAAQPTAPEDPVSVIDSILNENNPGNQSDPLLDREEIQDFLNCIDASLEELQAMLSGKQYNFGSEGFSDTLNPELPALDMTLVEASPGMENIQIADLAEGTEDLGASERATAGSKDMQLIQYRANPLLSLFEELPSSEAAGKLEDPKDLLLPPLEEKPALHPPSGSGTALPAAPAGPAEPLDALGVGDAPLLAEDGNGEYKLFPLLLLSPVANFIEEASEIETS, from the exons ATGCGGGAAGCGTCGGCGCTGCCCGGCGCCCCAGGCGCCGCCCCGGTGCCCGGCTTCCTGGCCAAGCTCTGGGCGCTGGTGGAGGACCCGCAGAGCGACGACGTCATCTGCTGGAGCCGG AACGGTGAGAACTTCTGCATTCTGGATGAGCAGAGGTTTGCCAAGGAGCTTCTCCCCAAGTACTTCAAACACAACAATATCTCCAGCTTCATACGACAGCTTAACATGT ATGGTTTCAGGAAGGTGATTGCGCTGGAGAACGGTATGGTTACAGCCGAGAAAAGCTCCGTCATTGAGTTCCAGCACCCTTTCTTCAAGCAAGGGAAGGCACATTTACTGGAAAATATCAAGCGCAAG GTATCTGCAGTAAGAACTGAGGATCTCAAGGTCTGTACCGAGGATTTGCACAAAGTGCTCTCTGAAGTCCAGGAGATGCGAGAGCAGCAGAACAACATGGACGTCAGACTGGCCAACATGAAGAG agaaaataagGCCCTGTGGAAAGAAGTGGCAGTTCTAAGGCAGAAGCACAGTCAACAACAGAAGCTGCTGTCTAAG attCTTCAATTTATACTAAGTTTGATGCGAGGAAATTATATTGTTGGggtcaaaagaaaaag GTCTCTAACGGATGCTGCGGGTGCTTCGCCTTCCAAGTACAGTCGTCAGTTCGTCCGCATCCCGGTGGAGAGCGGCCAGGCA GTGACTTTTCCCGAGCACGGTGCAGATGATGAGGATGGCAGTGGTACAGGTCTCATCATTCGAGATATCACCGATACCCTGGATAATGCCGGCGACGGTCTGCTTGCTGTGGCACACACCAGCGGCAGAGCCAG AGAGACACAGACAGCTCTGGATCCTGGCTTACCGATTTGTCAAGTATCGCAGCCAAATGAGTTAAATTATGCAGAACCTATCCCACCAGTTCATATAAATGATGTCAACAAGTCCAGCGAAAGAGGAAATTCTGCTGTGGAGCTCCATGCTGCACAACCTACTGCTCCAGAAGACCCCGTGTCCGTGATTGACTCCATCTTGAACGAGAACAACCCTGGAAACCAAAGTGACCCTTTACTGGACAG AGAAGAAATTCAGGATTTTCTTAATTGCATTGATGCCAGCCTTGAAGAACTTCAAGCAATGTTATCTGGGAAGCAGTATAACTTTGGTTCTGAAGGTTTCAGCGAT acaCTTAATCCTGAGCTGCCAGCCCTGGATATGACCTTGGTGGAAGCTTCCCCTGGTATGGAAAAT ATTCAGATTGCAGACCTGGCAGAGGGCACCGAAGATCTGGGAGCGAGTGAGAGAGCAACAGCAGGGAGCAAAG ATATGCAGCTGATCCAGTACAGGGCCAACCCTCTGCTTTCGTTATTTGAAGAACTACCTTCCAGTGAAGCCGCAGGGAAGCTGGAGGATCCGAAAGACCTTCTGCTGCCACCCCTGGAGGAGAAACCTGCTCTTCATCCTCCGTCGGGCAGCGGAacggccctgccagcagctccggCCGGCCCGGCTGAGCCCCTGGATGCGCTGGGAGTGGGGGACGCACCGCTCCTCGCCGAAGATGGGAACGGGGAGTACAAACTGTTCCCGCTCCTGCTCCTCAGTCCTGTCGCCAACTTCATAGAAGAGGCCTCCGAGATAGAAACTTCTTGA
- the LOC135993699 gene encoding heat shock factor protein 3-like isoform X2 has product MYGFRKVIALENGMVTAEKSSVIEFQHPFFKQGKAHLLENIKRKVSAVRTEDLKVCTEDLHKVLSEVQEMREQQNNMDVRLANMKRENKALWKEVAVLRQKHSQQQKLLSKILQFILSLMRGNYIVGVKRKRSLTDAAGASPSKYSRQFVRIPVESGQAVTFPEHGADDEDGSGTGLIIRDITDTLDNAGDGLLAVAHTSGRARETQTALDPGLPICQVSQPNELNYAEPIPPVHINDVNKSSERGNSAVELHAAQPTAPEDPVSVIDSILNENNPGNQSDPLLDREEIQDFLNCIDASLEELQAMLSGKQYNFGSEGFSDTLNPELPALDMTLVEASPGMENIQIADLAEGTEDLGASERATAGSKDMQLIQYRANPLLSLFEELPSSEAAGKLEDPKDLLLPPLEEKPALHPPSGSGTALPAAPAGPAEPLDALGVGDAPLLAEDGNGEYKLFPLLLLSPVANFIEEASEIETS; this is encoded by the exons ATGT ATGGTTTCAGGAAGGTGATTGCGCTGGAGAACGGTATGGTTACAGCCGAGAAAAGCTCCGTCATTGAGTTCCAGCACCCTTTCTTCAAGCAAGGGAAGGCACATTTACTGGAAAATATCAAGCGCAAG GTATCTGCAGTAAGAACTGAGGATCTCAAGGTCTGTACCGAGGATTTGCACAAAGTGCTCTCTGAAGTCCAGGAGATGCGAGAGCAGCAGAACAACATGGACGTCAGACTGGCCAACATGAAGAG agaaaataagGCCCTGTGGAAAGAAGTGGCAGTTCTAAGGCAGAAGCACAGTCAACAACAGAAGCTGCTGTCTAAG attCTTCAATTTATACTAAGTTTGATGCGAGGAAATTATATTGTTGGggtcaaaagaaaaag GTCTCTAACGGATGCTGCGGGTGCTTCGCCTTCCAAGTACAGTCGTCAGTTCGTCCGCATCCCGGTGGAGAGCGGCCAGGCA GTGACTTTTCCCGAGCACGGTGCAGATGATGAGGATGGCAGTGGTACAGGTCTCATCATTCGAGATATCACCGATACCCTGGATAATGCCGGCGACGGTCTGCTTGCTGTGGCACACACCAGCGGCAGAGCCAG AGAGACACAGACAGCTCTGGATCCTGGCTTACCGATTTGTCAAGTATCGCAGCCAAATGAGTTAAATTATGCAGAACCTATCCCACCAGTTCATATAAATGATGTCAACAAGTCCAGCGAAAGAGGAAATTCTGCTGTGGAGCTCCATGCTGCACAACCTACTGCTCCAGAAGACCCCGTGTCCGTGATTGACTCCATCTTGAACGAGAACAACCCTGGAAACCAAAGTGACCCTTTACTGGACAG AGAAGAAATTCAGGATTTTCTTAATTGCATTGATGCCAGCCTTGAAGAACTTCAAGCAATGTTATCTGGGAAGCAGTATAACTTTGGTTCTGAAGGTTTCAGCGAT acaCTTAATCCTGAGCTGCCAGCCCTGGATATGACCTTGGTGGAAGCTTCCCCTGGTATGGAAAAT ATTCAGATTGCAGACCTGGCAGAGGGCACCGAAGATCTGGGAGCGAGTGAGAGAGCAACAGCAGGGAGCAAAG ATATGCAGCTGATCCAGTACAGGGCCAACCCTCTGCTTTCGTTATTTGAAGAACTACCTTCCAGTGAAGCCGCAGGGAAGCTGGAGGATCCGAAAGACCTTCTGCTGCCACCCCTGGAGGAGAAACCTGCTCTTCATCCTCCGTCGGGCAGCGGAacggccctgccagcagctccggCCGGCCCGGCTGAGCCCCTGGATGCGCTGGGAGTGGGGGACGCACCGCTCCTCGCCGAAGATGGGAACGGGGAGTACAAACTGTTCCCGCTCCTGCTCCTCAGTCCTGTCGCCAACTTCATAGAAGAGGCCTCCGAGATAGAAACTTCTTGA
- the VSIG4 gene encoding V-set and immunoglobulin domain-containing protein 4 yields MEQRHPGRMGTGTLVRAAVLLSPLLLCSAFLDLSGPNEIKGVWKGSVTLPCVYVPVQDFVQQTLTWTVVHDQSSGTVFRRDGSGDHVLLSKYRDRVSVPKDTPGNVSLHILNLEMADRGTYTCQVTWTASNNSQTVKEIATKVEVVKVAVTKPVIVAGERGLTVPAGARTSLSCVASGSPPIGYRWFRSSPGGKARLLGHQAELAWDSPQPSDSGTYYCEAENRAGAAQQSDAVQLTVTEENKTELVFTGTSSVISWTPRVSTNITDLPAAVVTPDSGVGYPEKNYTTQSVPSTHLSLYLVILIALACGAVIFLLIFLIICIRKPKDAQVYEVKFHNSRAAASSAQECTGHYEEPICFTENNYVMEPVENKRSEEINAKKNEDDCVGKTQESEYEVGDNV; encoded by the exons ATGGAGCAGCGGCACCCGGGaaggatggggacggggacgctGGTGAGAGCGGCCGTGCTGCTGAGCCCTCTGCTCCTGTGCAGCG cttttctggACCTGAGTGGCCCCAATGAGATCAAAGGTGTTTGGAAGGGATCTGTCACCTTGCCATGTGTCTATGTGCCTGTGCAGGACTTTGTGCAGCAAACACTCACGTGGACCGTGGTGCATGACCAGAGCTCGGGCACCGTCTTTCGGAGGGATGGCTCTGGTGACCACGTTCTCCTGTCCAAGTACAGGGACAGGGTCAGTGTCCCGAAGGACACCCCAGGGAACGTGTCCCTCCACATTCTGAACCTGGAGATGGCTGACAGGGGAACCTACACTTGCCAGGTCACCTGGACAGCCAGCAACAACAGCCAGACAGTGAAAGAGATCGCCACAAAAGTGGAGGTTGTTAAAG TTGCGGTGACCAAGCCCGTCATCGTGGCCGGCGAGCGGGGGCTGACGGTGCCGGCGGGAGCCAGGACCAGCCTGAGCTGCGTGGCCAGCGGGTCCCCCCCCATCGGCTACCGCTGGTTCAGGAGCAGCCCGGGGGGCAAAGCCCGGCTGCTGGGCCACCAGGCCGAGCTGGCGTGGGACAGCCCGCAGCCCTCCGACAGCGGGACGTACTACTGCGAGGCAGAGAACAGGGCTGGGGCCGCGCAGCAGAGCGACGCCGTCCAGCTGACGGTCACAG aagaaaacaaaacggAGCTGGTGTTCACAGGTACCTCCTCAGTGATCTCTTGGACTCCACGGGTCTCCACCAATATTACAG ATCTGCCTGCAGCAGTAGTGACTCCTGACAGTGGTGTGGGATATCCAGAAAAGAATTACACAACTCAGA GTGTCCCGAGCACACACCTGTCCCTGTACCTGGTCATCCTGATCGCTCTGGCTTGCGGTGCTGTGattttcctcctcatcttccttaTCATCTGCATTAGGAAGCCCAAAGATG CTCAAGTCTACGAAGTAAAATT CCATAACTCGAGAGCAGCAGCTTCTTCAGCGCAGGAATGTACAGGTCACTATGAGGAACCCATCTGCTTTACTGAAAACAACTACGTGATGGAACctgtagaaaacaaaagatctgaagaaataaatgcaaaaaagaatgaagatgACTGTGTTGGAAAGACCCAGGAATCTGAATATGAAGTAGGGGACAATGTTTGA
- the LOC135993322 gene encoding V-set and immunoglobulin domain-containing protein 4-like yields MGEVVWTVVFVTAFISCHALLDLSGVHQINGTWMGSTAIPCTYMPAEGFTQQTLSWSVERDYSTSTVLRRDDSGDHILLSRFRGRVSVPKHSPGNVSLLIENLEIPDSGHYTCQVIWRSKSNSLITKEVTTTVKVVKVAVTKPVIVAGERGLTVPAGARTSLSCVASGSPPIGYRWFRSSPGGKARLLGHQAELAWDSPQPSDSGTYYCEAENRAGAAQQSDAVQLTVTGSPVPQQPSPGPGGHSRALLTPQGDVPQPVPTDLPATTLVSGRDAISKGPPIATGAPRAALPVAALAAALGGAAIGALVAALRRRRRDKAVFFFFFFSPERNYEVAFHSTTDVTRLEADVEAPVKCLHKETNSNTETSNDTFNMKDSIHGSICTRKDPECENLVSAMESEYEIERI; encoded by the exons ATGGGAGAAGTTGTGTGGACAGTGGTGTTTGTGACGGCTTTCATCAGCTGCCACG CCCTCCTGGATCTGTCTGGTGTCCACCAGATCAACGGCACATGGATGGGATCTACCGCTATACCATGTACTTACATGCCCGCGGAAGGTTTCACACAGCAAACGCTGAGCTGGAGTGTGGAGCGAGACTACAGCACCTCCACCGTCCTTCGGAGGGACGATTCTGGTGACCACATCTTGTTGTCCCGGTTCCGAGGCCGGGTCAGTGTCCCAAAGCACAGCCCAGGAAACGTCTCACTCCTAATTGAGAACCTTGAAATCCCTGACAGTGGACACTACACCTGCCAAGTCATCTGGAGGTCTAAAAGTAACAGCTTGATAACAAAGGAGGTGACCACTACAGTTAAAGTTGTCAAAG TTGCGGTGACCAAGCCCGTCATCGTGGCCGGCGAGCGGGGGCTGACGGTGCCGGCGGGAGCCAGGACCAGCCTGAGCTGCGTGGCCAGCGGGTCCCCCCCCATCGGCTACCGCTGGTTCAGGAGCAGCCCGGGGGGCAAAGCCCGGCTGCTGGGCCACCAGGCCGAGCTGGCGTGGGACAGCCCGCAGCCCTCCGACAGCGGCACGTACTACTGCGAGGCAGAGAACAGGGCTGGGGCCGCGCAGCAGAGCGACGCCGTCCAGCTGACGGTCACAG GGTCCCCAGTcccacagcagcccagccctgggcctggtgggcacagcagagccctgctcACCCCCCAGGGTGATGTGCCCCAGCCAGTCCCCACAG ATCTGCCAGCAACAACGCTGGTCTCCGGGAGAGATGCCATTTCCAAGGGGCCTCCCATTGCCACAG GTGCCCCCCGGGCCGCGCTGCCCGTGGCCGCGCTGGCGGCCGCGCTGGGTGGAGCCGCGATCGGGGCGCTGGTGGCCGCGCTGCGGCGCCGGCGGCGGGACAAGGCGG ttttcttttttttttttttttctccagaacgGAACTATGAAGTTGCTTT CCATAGCACTACAGATGTCACAAGACTggaggctgatgtggaagcccCTGTTAAGTGCCTACACAAGGAGACAAATTCTAACACTGAAACATCCAATGACACTTTCAACATGAAAGACAGCATCCATGGCAGCATATGCACCAGGAAGGATCCTGAGTGTGAGAACCTTGTGAGTGCAATGGAATCAGAATATGAAATAGAAAGAATTTAG